TTGAGGGCTTTGAGGTAAGCCAGTTGTTTTTCAATGTCCTCTTTCGTGTCGTTGATCAGGTCGATCAGGTAGATAATTACGGAGGCCTCTTTCATTTTAGCATAGGTGCGCTCTACACCAATGGCCTCCACCTTATCCTCGGTGGTGCGAATACCAGCCGTATCCGTAAAACGGAAAGCTATGCCGTCTACATTGATCACGTCTTCAATGACATCCCTGGTGGTTCCGGGTACATCCGATACGATGGCCTTCTCTTCATTGAGCAAAGCATTGAGCAGGGTGGACTTACCCGCGTTGGGCTTTCCGGCGATCACCGTAGGGATGCCGTTTTTGATGGCATTACCCAGCGTGAAACTCTCCGTCAGGCGGGTGATTAGCCCTTTCAGGCTATAAATGAGTTTTTTGAGGTCATCACGACTGGCAAACTCCACATCTTCCTCACCAAAATCCAGCTCCAGCTCAATCATACTGGCAAAATGCACCAGCTCTTCTCTGAGTTTAGAGATTTCTTGAGAGAATCCCCCGCGCATCTGGTTCATGGCGGCCTGGTGCATGGATTCGTTTTCTGAGGAGATCAGGTCGGCCACTGCCTCGGCCTGCGCCAGGTCGAAGCGCCCATTGATAAAGGCGCGCTGAGTAAACTCCCCGGCTTTGGCCAGACGTGCACCCTTGGTGAGGAGCAGGCGAATGAGTTGCTGGATGATATAGGGACTGCCATGACACGAAATTTCGATCACATCCTCTTTCGTGTAGGAGTTGGGGCCCCTAAAGATGGAAATGAGCACCTCGTCTACGATTTTCTCCTCATCACGAATGGTTCCGAGGTGGATGGTATGGCTGGGTACCTCAGTGAGGTCTTTGCCCCTGAATACACTATTGACGATGGCGATGGTAGCCGGTCCGGAGACTCTGATGACTCCAATGGCACCCACTCCCGGGGCGGTAGCCAGGGCAATAATGGTATCGTTCATATTCATGCGCCAAAATTAGTCAGACCATGGCAGAACTACTTAAAACTAGGTATTGTATAACTCAGCGATAGGGATAAACTTTATCCTTGAGAAATCCCGGTGATTTTCAAAATGTCTTTTGGTACACATGTGGAATGATCCTGGGGGCTTCTCATTAGGAACCAGCTAAATACGGAAAGGCTCTTCATATTTTGGAGAGCTTTTCTCGTTTTGGATCTTGAAATAGAACCTGACGGTGGTCGTTACGGGTGAAATGCGGCGGTTTTCCTTTTATCTTATAAAAGAGGGGTGTATTTTACCTCATATTTGTAAAAGAATAAAACCGCCAACCTTAACTATTCTATTTGTGAATTTGTGTTCCGCCGCTCATATTCGCTTCACAGCATCGTTTCTTTTGTTGTTTGTAGCTACACTGTCTCATAGTCAGCGCCTCCCGGAAGGGGGAAACGCCAGCCGGAAAATCCCGAAAGCCAAAGAGGTTTTGTTGGACAAGGCCGGATCACCACGGTTTATCCGGTTTGAGAAAAGCCTGAAGATGGACTCCCTGCCAGCATTGGGCATGTTGCTGGGCTTGCCCGAAAAGTCCACACTTCGTCTGAAAGCAAAAATCGCGAATCATAAGGGTGAAGAGCACTTCAGGTACGTGCAGGAGTATAAAGGGCTGGAGGTGCTTGGAGCAGACTACATCGTGCATGCGAAGGGGGAGACGGCCGTTTCTGCTAATGGGAGCATTGAGCGTAAGATTGTCGTGAACACCCTGCCCACACTGAGTGGAGAGGCTGCACTGCAGCTTGCCCTGGATGAGGTGGGCGCTGAGGTATATATGTGGCAGGATGAAGAAAATGAGCGATTCCTGAAGCGGGAGAGTAAAAACGCCCGGGCATCTTTTCTTCCTGAATCTAAACTGGCATTAAGCCGAAAGCGGTATGATAAGGCGGAAGCATTGAATCTCGTCTATCAGTTTGATATCTATGCACAAAAGCCCCTGGGCAGATACAATGTAGAGATTGATGCACATACTGGCGAGGTGATCAATTTTTATAATAAAATTCATACCGCTACGACCACCGGTACCGGACTGTCTTTGTATAATGGGGTGGTGCCAATCATTATGGATTTTGATGGAGCCAACTATTTCTTGTCAGACGATTCCACAGGAGGAGGAATATATACTTATGATTTGAAGCACGGTACCAGCTATGGAAGCGCCACACTTTTTTCAGAATCAGATAATTATTTTGATCAGAGCAATAGCAGAGCAGGGGTGAGTGCTCATTATGGAGCGGCGGCCACCTATGCCTATTTTTTGGAGAATTTTGGTAGGAATAGTTATGATGACGATGGGGCGGCCATCAGGTCCTATGTGCATTACTCAAATGGGTACTTCAATGCCTTCTGGGATGGTTCGAGAATGACCTATGGCGACGGAAATGCGAGTGCTTCTGCGCTGGTCTCTCTGGATATTGTGGGGCATGAGATTTCCCATGCCGTCACGGAGTACAGCGCGGGCCTGGTCTATTCGTACGAGTCAGGGGCATTAAATGAATCCTTCAGTGATATTTTTGGTCAGTCGATTGAGTTTACCACTTTTCCCGAAACGGCCAGTTGGAACCTGGGTGACGAGATATATTATGACGGAGTGAGCATGATCCGCTCCATGAGTAACCCGAATGCTGAGGGTCAGCCGGATACCTATCACGGAGATCTTTGGTATTATGGCTCAGGGGACAATGGTGGAGTGCATTACAACAGTGGTGTCCAGAATTTTTGGTATTACCTGTTGGTAGAAGGAGGTACAGGTACCAATGACAATGGCTACAGCTACCAGGTGAACGGGATTGGCTTAGAGGCTGCACAACAGATCGCTTACCGAAACCTCACAGTCTACTTAACCTCTACTTCAGACTATGCAGATGCACGTATAGGATCAGAGCAGGCAGCATTGGACTTATATGGAGCAGGCAGTGATGAATATGCGGCAGTAGTTGCTGCCTGGAATGCCGTTGGTGTGGCTTCTTCAGAGCCATTGATGATTGTCACAGATTCTGTGGTATTTGGTCAGGTGCCTGTGGGGATTACCGAAACCATAGAGGTGGTGGTGGCCAATCAGGGGAGTGGTTTGCTGGTGGTGAGCGATATTAATGTTGACAATGATGTTTTTGCCGTTTCGGATACATCCTTTTCTCTTGGAGAACTGTCCTCGAAAACCATCACGTTTAGTTTCGCCCCAACAGAAACACTGGATACTTCCGCCACTTTTACACTTTATTCCAACATAGATACAGTGTCCATCTTTGCCAGCGGCTCGGGGGCCGAACCACCCACCCTGGTCATATCACCAGATAGCATTGCGGACTCACTGTACACCGGTGGGGTTTCTGAAACTATTTTGGCCATTCATAACAGTGGATTTTCAGACCTGGAGTATGAGTTGTCCACCGGATTAGTGGATGATTTTTTGGGAGAGTGGCTTGTGACCTATGACTGGTTCTGCGATGGAGGAGTAAGCGGTGTGGTTATGAATTTTTTCGAAGATCATACTTTCACTACCAGCGAGGGCGCCAATGGTCTATGGAGTATGGATGGAGACTCCATTGTATGGGTATTTGAATCCAGCACAAGATACGCAGGCCTTCGGGAGGGTGATTTCATGTCGGGTTTAATGACCAGTGGCATGTATGATGGATGCTGGTACGCTGATAAAGTGACGGACTTTAACACACCTATAGTGCTAGCTGCATCCGAATGGAGTGTGGAGGGTGGGCAAGTAGCTGCTCCTGAAAGGACAGTTGATCCAAAGGAGGGCGTGGCGTCCGCTGGCAACAGTAATTGGTTGTATACGAGTGTTTCTGAAGGCGTTGTAGCTATGGGTGATACGGCTTATGTGGCGATCACGTTGGATGCTGGCGGTTTGTATGGGGGAGTATACGAAACCAACCTTATGCTGATGACCAACGACCCTGAAAGACAATTGGAAGAAATTCCGGTGTCCCTTTTCGTTACGGGTGCACCTGATGTGGCGCTTTCTCATGACACTTTGTTTTTTGAGGATGCCTTTGTGAACTTCTCTGATAGTTTGAATTTGTTTATCAGCAACGTAGGGACCGATGACCTGGAGCTCGATTTGTATTTTGAGCATGAGTAT
This Marinoscillum sp. 108 DNA region includes the following protein-coding sequences:
- the mnmE gene encoding tRNA uridine-5-carboxymethylaminomethyl(34) synthesis GTPase MnmE, whose translation is MNDTIIALATAPGVGAIGVIRVSGPATIAIVNSVFRGKDLTEVPSHTIHLGTIRDEEKIVDEVLISIFRGPNSYTKEDVIEISCHGSPYIIQQLIRLLLTKGARLAKAGEFTQRAFINGRFDLAQAEAVADLISSENESMHQAAMNQMRGGFSQEISKLREELVHFASMIELELDFGEEDVEFASRDDLKKLIYSLKGLITRLTESFTLGNAIKNGIPTVIAGKPNAGKSTLLNALLNEEKAIVSDVPGTTRDVIEDVINVDGIAFRFTDTAGIRTTEDKVEAIGVERTYAKMKEASVIIYLIDLINDTKEDIEKQLAYLKALKVPYLLIGNKMDRADANLLNALESENALMISASQKENLENLKEALKTLVSLDDFKTGNTIVTNLRHYESLMETNKALDQVIDGIDRQVTNDFVAMDIRNSLFHLGQITGEITTDDLLENIFSKFCIGK